A single genomic interval of Zingiber officinale cultivar Zhangliang chromosome 4A, Zo_v1.1, whole genome shotgun sequence harbors:
- the LOC121972343 gene encoding glutathione S-transferase T3-like gives MSHPYFTPSIVHGYGTPHTTGMSFTPSMSNEPATLTFVPETQLSNRESPIEVVNLEKTISNAEGTRKRSSWTKVEDEVLARSFVTISDVPIIDNDQKVDAFWGRVSSYYNENLPLGSNTRSVNVIRSHWHNTNQKKVYRFNANYNSIYSSYRSGHSDEDILRFAYEKYLSENNGVAFNLEHVWRIVKDRPMFTPQSVNHFVATKMTRTSESGASNTSSNQDVSINLDYEDTRPMGQKTAKRKGKDKVKSTMEDLTVNYNNIITKFTEYTSVKKSEVDLKQKQLEVEEIKAKVTLSKSEAKNRRLKLKEYEILNKDTSQMTKEQLIIHECLCKDIRSRWNI, from the coding sequence ATGAGCCATCCATATTTCACGCCGTCAATTGTTCATGGATATGGTACCCCGCACACAACTGGTATGTCTTTCACTCCTTCGATGTCGAACGAACCTGCAACTCTGACTTTTGTCCCGGAGACTCAACTTTCCAACCGTGAATCCCCAATTGAGGTGGTCAATTTAGAAAAGACGATTTCAAATGCTGAGGGTACAAGAAAGCGTTCAAGTTGGACAAAGGTTGAAGACGAGGTCTTAGCGAGAAGTTTTGTCACTATCAGTGATGTTCCAATAATCGACAATGATCAAAAGGTGGATGCTTTTTGGGGACGGGTTTCAAGCTACTATAATGAGAATCTTCCCCTAGGTTCAAACACCAGAAGTGTAAATGTTATACGGTCACATTGGCATAATACAAACCAAAAGAAGGTATATCGATTCAACGCAAATTACAATAGTATTTATAGTTCATATCGAAGTGGTCACAGTGATGAAGATATATTGAGGTTTGCGTACGAAAAATATCTATCCGAAAACAATGGTGTTGCATTCAATCTCGAACATGTGTGGAGAATTGTCAAAGACCGTCCAATGTTTACTCCACAGTCCGTTAATCACTTTGTGGCCACAAAGATGACGAGGACCTCAGAGTCGGGAGCAAGCAACACCTCCTCCAACCAAGATGTGAGTATAAACCTGGATTATGAAGATACTCGTCCAATGGGGCAAAAGAcagcaaaaagaaagggaaaagacaaAGTAAAATCGACCATGGAGGATCTGACAGTAAACTACAACAATATTATCACAAAGTTCACTGAGTACACAAGCGTGAAGAAGTCCGAAGTCGATTTGAAACAAAAACAACTCGAAGTAGAGGAGATTAAGGCAAAAGTTACATTGTCCAAATCTGAAGCTAAGAATCGTCGCTTGAAGTTGAAGGAGTACGAAATATTGAACAAAGACACCTCGCAGATGACAAAGGAGCagcttatcatacatgaatgTCTATGCAAGGATATTAGGTCAAGATGGAATATCTGA